The Corynebacterium sp. SCR221107 genome includes the window TGTGGTAGCCCGTTGTTCCACGGTGAAGCGCTTGCCCAGATGCTCGCTCATCGCGTAGGTGGCTTCGCCCCACAGCGGTTCGGAATCAACGAGGGTTCCATCCATGTCCCAAATAATGGCATCAAACATGCCACCTACCTTAGCGCCACGTGCGCCGAACCCATCTCCATGGCGTCGACTCCGCGTTGCAGCCTGGCGATGCTTGATCACCCGAGTGCCTTGTGCGCTAAGCCCTACAGCGCTGCCAAGGGTGCGATCGCTTAAGCAGATACGGTGAAAACGGTTGTTGGGCCAGACAAGCAGTAAAGAGATTGCTATTCCCGACCAGACGGTTTCGGCCCGCCCACCTGGCCTTGTGTGCACCGTTTGGCTAGTGGTGGGCTGCATCGTCAAAATCGGACAGAGACTTGTTCGTCATACCCACCCGTGCCGCGTTCGAGATGGCCAATACATCGATGAGTTCTTGTGCGATTGCTCCCATGAGTGGAGTAAATAGGCCAAAGACAGCCAAGATCATGCCAAGAATAGACAGCCCCATGCCGCCGATGACGCTTTGTAGGGCAATCCGCCGCATACGGCTGCCAATGTGGAGCAGGTCGTCGAGGCGTTCAAGGGAGGAGTCTAAAACCACGGCATCGGCAGCTTCGCTGGTGACATCGGAGGTCGCGCCAAAGGCGATGCCGGCAGAGGCGGCGGTCATCGCCGGGGCATCATTGATGCCATCGCCGAGGAATAGAGTGGGACCGAGCGTGGTCTTTTCCCGAACGATCGCCAGCTTGGCCTCCGGGCTCATGCCCCCATGCACTTCGGTGATGCCTACTTGCTCAGCAAGGTGACGCACCTCGGCTTCCCGGTCGCCGGACAGAATCATCATCTCTTCAACTCCATGCTTGCTGGGCAGATGCTCGATAAAGCTGGCTGCAGACAGCCGTGGCTCATCACGAAACTGAAGGGTCGCGGCGTAGCGGCCGTCGATGAGCACGACCGATTCCATGCCGGTTGCACCGGGCGGAAGCAACGCGGTCGAAGAAGGGTCGATTTTCTCGCAACCGACCCGGTTGGTGATATGGATTTCGCGCCCGGCCACCGTGGCGGACAGGCCTTGGCCTGGATGTTCAGATATGGAGTCTGTTTCCGGAATGGCTAGCTTGAGTCTTTCAGCCTCGCGAACAATCGCCTGCGCCAGCGGGTGCTTGGAATACTTCTCAACCGCAGCGCATAAGGTCACCACTTCGTCAGCGTCTCTACCCGGTGCCGTGAAGACATTGGTCACCGATGGACGCCCATATGTCAAGGTTCCAGTCTTGTCAAACATGACGATCTTGACACGTCCAACGTCTTCGAGCATGGCCGGGTTCTTGACGATGATTCCGCGCTTGGCCGACAAAGAAATCGCGCCAATGATGGCAACAGGTACGCCAATGAGCAATGGGCAAGGCGTTGCGATGACCAACACCGCCAGAAAGCGCGAGGGATCGCCCGACATAAGCCAGCCAATTGTCGCCAGCGCGAGAGCAATCACCGTATACCACGCACCGAGCCGGTCGGCCATACGCCGCATCGGCGGGCGGTTATTCTCAGCCTCCTTAAGCACACCGACGATCTTGGCGTAACGCGAATCCTGTGCCGCCGCGGTGGCCTCGATGACCAGCGCCACCTCTCCATTGATGGCACCAGAAATCACCGCCGAGCCCTGAGATTTGGGCACCACGTACGGCTCACCGGTCAAGTAAGACTCGTCCATGGCACCGCGGCCTTCCATCACCTCGCCATCGACCGGGCACAGTTCATGCGGTAAAACGACCACCCGATCACCCACGAGAACCTGATCGGCGTGTACATCATCCGTGCCCGAACTCAAGGATTCTCCCCTGAGCCGGTGCGCCACGGTCGGACTGCGCTTGGCCAAGGCGTCGAGGGTGGCGGAGGCACGTTTACTGGCGGCATCCTCGAGAGCCTCACCTCCGGAGAGCATGAGCACAATGATGGCGG containing:
- a CDS encoding heavy metal translocating P-type ATPase is translated as MNATNNSSRGVREFLTSSEGMIATATLLAICIHVVLRFGFDFQSWSGNWPLVVMVVIGGVPLTIDVIKGAIKARGGADLLAAMSIIAAVAMGEWLVAAIIVLMLSGGEALEDAASKRASATLDALAKRSPTVAHRLRGESLSSGTDDVHADQVLVGDRVVVLPHELCPVDGEVMEGRGAMDESYLTGEPYVVPKSQGSAVISGAINGEVALVIEATAAAQDSRYAKIVGVLKEAENNRPPMRRMADRLGAWYTVIALALATIGWLMSGDPSRFLAVLVIATPCPLLIGVPVAIIGAISLSAKRGIIVKNPAMLEDVGRVKIVMFDKTGTLTYGRPSVTNVFTAPGRDADEVVTLCAAVEKYSKHPLAQAIVREAERLKLAIPETDSISEHPGQGLSATVAGREIHITNRVGCEKIDPSSTALLPPGATGMESVVLIDGRYAATLQFRDEPRLSAASFIEHLPSKHGVEEMMILSGDREAEVRHLAEQVGITEVHGGMSPEAKLAIVREKTTLGPTLFLGDGINDAPAMTAASAGIAFGATSDVTSEAADAVVLDSSLERLDDLLHIGSRMRRIALQSVIGGMGLSILGMILAVFGLFTPLMGAIAQELIDVLAISNAARVGMTNKSLSDFDDAAHH